From a single Arachis hypogaea cultivar Tifrunner chromosome 3, arahy.Tifrunner.gnm2.J5K5, whole genome shotgun sequence genomic region:
- the LOC112786143 gene encoding protein disulfide isomerase-like 1-4 translates to MPSHKRLVVLLSLTTLLLFSSFTLTSTKKSAQNDNTANENDDEDLSFLEEPDEAATSAHHRADSNLPDPDGDDEDLELDEDDNDYGDFSSYSPSHFEAEQPPWDVDDKDVVVLKERNFTTVIENNQYVMVEFYAPWCGHCQALAPEYAAAATELKNYGVVLAKIDATAEQEVAHEYDVQGFPSIFFFVDGEHKPYTGHRTKDGIVTWVKKKIGPGVYNISTADDAERILTSENKVVLAFLTTLVGSESEELAAASKLEDNVNFYQTVVPDVAKLFHIDPEAKRPALVLVKREDEKLSYFDGKFVKAEIADFVAINKLALVTTFSKETAPLIFESKIKKQLLLFVTKKNSDKFFPIFREAAKLFKGKLVFVHVDMDDVDAGKPVASFFGITGKGPKVLAYIGNNDGRKFLYDGEVTVDNIKAFGEDFLHDKLKPFLKSDPVPETNDGDVKIVVGDNFDDIVLDESKDVLLELYAPWCGHCQALEPTYNKLAKHLRGIDSIVIAKMDGSTNEHPRIKTDGFPTILFFPAGKKSSDPITVDVDRTVAAFYKFLRKHASIPFKLKKPTSTSKAGSGLKDEL, encoded by the exons ATGCCGAGCCATAAACGACTCGTCGTTTTGCTCTCCCTCACTACTCTacttctcttctcctccttcaCCCTCACTTCAACGAAGAAATCCGCTCAAAACGACAATACCGCCAACGAAAACGACGACGAGGATCTCAGCTTCCTCGAGGAACCGGACGAAGCTGCCACTTCCGCACACCACCGCGCCGACTCCAACTTACCAGATCCCGACGGCGACGACGAGGACCTCGAACTCGACGAAGACGACAACGATTACGGCGACTTCTCCTCTTACTCCCCCTCGCACTTCGAGGCAGAACAACCGCCGTGGGATGTGGACGACAAAGACGTCGTCGTATTGAAGGAACGGAACTTCACGACCGTAATTGAGAACAACCAATACGTGATGGTGGAATTCTACGCGCCATGGTGCGGACATTGCCAAGCGTTGGCGCCGGAGTACGCCGCTGCCGCCACGGAGCTGAAGAACTACGGCGTCGTCCTGGCAAAGATTGACGCCACGGCGGAGCAAGAAGTGGCGCACGAGTACGACGTTCAGGGCTTtccctccatcttcttcttcgtcGATGGAGAGCACAAGCCTTACACTGGCCACAGGACAAA GGATGGTATTGTGACTTGGGTTAAGAAGAAGATAGGGCCTGGGGTGTACAACATTAGTACGGCGGATGATGCCGAACGCATATTGACGTCTGAGAATAAAGTTGTCTTGGCCTTCCTCACCACTCTAGTT GGTTCTGAGAGTGAGGAGCTAGCTGCTGCATCCAAACTTGAGGATAATGTCAATTTTTATCAAACTGTGGTTCCTGATGTTGCAAAGCTTTTCCATATTGACCCAGAAGCTAAACGCCCTGCTTTGGTGTTGGTTAAGAGGGAGGATGAGAAGCTCAGCTATTTTG ATGGCAAATTCGTAAAAGCGGAAATAGCAGACTTTGTAGCCATCAACAAGCTTGCCTTGGTTACAACTTTCTCAAAAGAAACTGCCCCATTAATCTTTGAAAGTAAAATCAAGAAACAG TTGTTGCTGTTTGTGACTAAGAAAAATTCAGATAAGTTCTTTCCAATTTTCAGAGAAGCAGCAAAACTTTTCAAGGGGAAG CTGGTCTTTGTTCATGTGGACATGGACGATGTTGATGCTGGAAAGCCTGTAGCAAGCTTCTTTGGCATCACAGGAAAAGGTCCCAAA GTACTTGCATATATTGGAAATAATGATGGGAGAAAATTTTTATATGATGGTGAGGTGACTGTTGACAATATTAAG GCATTTGGTGAAGATTTTCTTCATGACAAGTTAAAACCTTTCCTCAAGTCAGATCCAGTTCCAGAAACT AATGATGGTGACGTAAAAATTGTTGTCGGGGATAACTTCGATGACATTGTCTTGGATGAGTCAAAGGATGTTCTCCTTGAG CTTTATGCTCCTTGGTGTGGCCACTGCCAAGCACTGGAACCAACATACAATAAACTTGCAAAGCATCTACGTGGTATTGATTCTATTGTGATAGCCAAGATGGATGGTTCAACAAACGAGCATCCCAGGATAAAG ACTGACGGATTCCCCACAATTCTCTTCTTCCCAGCAGGAAAAAAGAGTTCTGACCCT ATTACTGTCGATGTGGACCGTACGGTGGCAGCATTTTATAAGTTCCTGAGGAAACATGCATCAATCCCATTCAAGCTCAAGAAACCAACCTCAACTTCTAAAGCAGGTTCTGGTCTCAAGGATGAACTATGA
- the LOC112786156 gene encoding uncharacterized protein: MISILTQERLLGATLGVVLTGAVVLEQRRNIYSSISNVQSQSQVRQPSFAKKSHSEFAHIWNKAVDQTFGPLIKSLSSRGW, from the exons ATGATTAGCATACTCACCCAG GAGCGGCTACTTGGAGCTACACTGGGAGTGGTATTGACCGGCGCGGTGGTTCTGGAGCAGCGAAGAAACATCTACTCTTCCATCTCCAACGTCCAATCTCAATCTCAG GTCAGACAACCCTCATTTGCTAAGAAATCCCATTCTGAATTTGCACATATCTGGAACAAAGCTGTAGATCAAACATTTGGACCTTTGATAAAGTCTCTCAGCTCACGTGGATGGTAG
- the LOC112786153 gene encoding uncharacterized protein: MSHIGLFFLFLLSTILVSIASGQERAPHGLEYESPIAFSPSAYDFFHPNAQKKNETKDPCSASKCSPLPMAAQVEATQVYENKALATQKGRKQIGVGAVAGIVFAVACAVLLAMGIYYVKVTRQANMSRTTNNSVQCHA, encoded by the coding sequence atgagtcaCATTGGtttattcttcctcttcctcctttctACAATACTTGTGTCTATTGCTAGTGGCCAAGAAAGAGCTCCTCATGGCCTTGAATATGAGAGTCCTATAGCTTTCTCACCATCAGCATATGATTTCTTTCATCCTAATgcacaaaagaaaaatgagaCCAAGGACCCTTGTTCTGCATCAAAATGTTCACCTTTGCCTATGGCAGCACAAGTGGAAGCAACTCAAGTATATGAAAACAAAGCATTGGCAACACAGAAAGGTAGGAAACAAATTGGAGTTGGTGCTGTGGCCGGCATTGTCTTCGCTGTTGCTTGTGCTGTGCTTCTGGCCATGGGAATATACTATGTAAAGGTCACTCGCCAAGCAAACATGAGTAGAACAACCAACAACAGTGTTCAGTGTCATGCATAA
- the LOC112786167 gene encoding aquaporin PIP2-7: MAKDVEVEEQRGGGGGEYSAKDYHEPPPAPLIDAEELTKWSFYRALIAEFIATLLFLYITVLTIIGYSNQSDTTIKGNTQCDGVGILGIAWAFGGMIFILVYCTAGISGGHINPAVTFGLFLGRKLSLIRALLYIVAQCAGAICGTGLAKGFQKAYFDRYGGGANYVHPGYNKGTALGAEIIGTFVLVYTVFSATDPKRNARDSHVPVLAPLPIGFAVFMVHLATIPVTGTGINPARSFGAAVIYNKDKIWDDHWIFWVGPILGAAAAAIYHEHIIKASAIKALGSFRSNH; encoded by the exons atggctAAAGATGTTGAAGTTGAAGagcagagaggaggaggaggaggagaatacTCAGCAAAAGACTACCATGAACCACCACCAGCACCATTGATTGATGCAGAGGAGCTTACAAAGTGGTCCTTCTATAGAGCACTCATAGCTGAGTTTATAGCAACACTTTTATTCCTTTACATCACTGTGTTGACCATTATTGGTTATAGTAACCAAAGTGATACCACAATCAAGGGTAACACACAGTGTGATGGTGTTGGAATCTTGGGTATTGCTTGGGCCTTTGGTGGCATGATCTTCATCCTTGTTTACTGCACTGCTGGCATTTCGg GAGGACACATCAACCCTGCAGTTACATTTGGGTTGTTCCTTGGCCGGAAGCTGTCGCTGATAAGGGCACTGTTGTACATAGTGGCACAGTGTGCCGGCGCCATCTGCGGCACCGGACTGGCCAAGGGATTCCAAAAAGCTTACTTTGATAGGTATGGAGGTGGTGCCAACTACGTTCATCCTGGTTACAACAAAGGAACTGCTTTGGGTGCTGAGATTATTGGCACCTTCGTTCTTGTCTACACTGTCTTCTCTGCCACTGACCCTAAGAGAAACGCCAGAGACTCCCATGTTCCT gtGTTGGCACCACTGCCAATTGGATTTGCGGTGTTCATGGTTCACTTGGCCACAATTCCGGTGACCGGCACCGGCATCAACCCGGCAAGAAGCTTCGGAGCTGCCGTGATTTACAACAAAGACAAAATCTGGGATGACCAt TGGATATTCTGGGTTGGACCAATTCTTGGAGCTGCAGCGGCTGCAATCTACCATGAACACATTATTAAAGCATCTGCCATAAAAGCCCTTGGATCCTTCAGGAGCAACCACTAA